The genomic interval ACAGTGCTATGCGTACAATACTCCTGCCCAGTGATGAACTCTTGCAGAATCCAAGGACTCTCTTCACTGATGGGCAATGTTGCGAGATGTGCTGCCATTGCTTCTTTCGATTCCAATGGATACTTGGTCATATCCAAGCGATGTACCGAATCGTAAGCAATGCTTTTGAGAATGTACTGGCTGGAGTCAAAGTCAAAATCTAAAACTTGCTGCGAATCGGTGATGCGGTATGTTTTTGGAGCCGTGAGACCGAGCGATCGAGCCTTCTGACTCAGTTCAAACTTGTCATCCAATAGCTGAGTGATTCCTACATCAAAGTGCAATACTTCACAATGTTTTGATAATGCAGGTTTTGCAAGTGAACAGTAATAGCTTTCAACAGGGCTAGTCACTGGAACAACGACATCAATGTTTTCTCGCTGTACAATGTTTAGCAACGCTTGAACAAAAGCTTCTGGGTCTTGCTTTGGTGCAGGAACAGTGTAGAAGCGATCGACCGAATTAGAAAACTGATGTCCGGTGAGCCAGTATTTCTGAGTTTCAATTAAAACAACCCAATGACCTGCCGCATGAAACGATCGCGCAAGCTGCAAGGCTTTGGTCATTTTGCCGCCTGTAATCAAGATGCGTTTTGGTGAATTAGATTGCGGAGTAGACGACTGCTGAAACTTACCAACGATCCAGGCGCATAGAACGATCGTGAGGTTAATTGGTAGAGCAATCAGCAGCAATGTCAGCGTTAGGATGTTCTGTAGTGCTGCTTTGAACTTAGACTGAAACGATTGCGAACTTAGCATAAGCAATAGCCATAAATTAAAGTTTCCCCTCTTCATAAAGCCAGAAACTACGATGTAGATGCAAATTGTCGCTTTGTTCTAAGCGGCTAATTGCCCCCTAAATCCCCCACTTGTGGGGGACTTTGAAGTGATCAAACAAGCCTGCTCCTGCATGAATCCTTGCTCAAAAACAGACTCAAATTTGATTAGGACAAAAGTGCTGTAGCAATCAAGAGCTTTACTCCACTCAAAGTCCCCCACAAGTGGGGGATTTAGGGGGCAGCTATTCGACTGCAACGCAGCGAAAACCATCTTTACACAGCAATACCTTAGAAGAGGGGGAAAGAGAAAACAGGAACTTTCTAAACCCGTCGAATCAGCGTCACACCATCGCGCAAGGGAACTAACACTTGTTCAACTCGCGCATCCTCTGCAACGACCTGATTAAACTCAGCGATCGCCGCTCCATTCGCCGATCGTTCAGTCAAATAAGGCTGTCCTTGAAGCAAGGTATTGTCCACGCAGATAAAGCCATTCGGTGCTAACAATCCGGAATCGAGCAGCAATTGAAAATACTGCACATATTCCCGCTTATCGGCATCGATAAACACGAAGTCAAACACCTCGCCTTGACTTACAAGTTCTTTGAGGGTGTCGATCGCTGGGGCTAACTTAATCTGAATCTTTGCACCATGCAACGACTGATCAAATAGCTCCTGAGCAAAACTTGCAACATACTCATCGACTTCGCAAGCAACGAGAACACCATCAATGGGTAATGCTTCCGCCATTGCTAATGCAGAATATCCGGTAAACATTCCGATATCCAAAATGCGACGAGCGTGAGCCATGTGAACCAACATTTTAAGAAACTGTCCTTCAACATGACCCGATAGCATTTCCTGCTCTAGATGGCGCACTGTTTCACCATCCGAAAAGCGCTGATCCCAAGGCTCCCCCTGGGTTTTCCTAGCAATTGCGCTCAAATCTTTCGATTCAGGTGTTGTACAAGCATTGACATACTCTTCAAGCCCGATCGCCAATTCCAATGCTTTCTGCACGGATTCTGTGGCATCTTCAGCGTGTTGGAGTTGCTTGAGTGCAGTTTGCAGATGAGCCGTCAAAATTCCAAGCGGCGTAACGGGACGTGCCGCAGTCGGAGTGGCTGTGGTCATCTAGTTTGCACTCCCCACCAACTCACTGTTCGCTACATACGCATCAATGCCTGCTCCAGCACGAGGATAGTCCGCACACAACCGCTTATGATCTGCGATCGCGCTTTCTAGCTCATCCCGGGTCAAATCATTCACAAAGTAGCAAGTTCCGATCGGGCGCGGCATTGCGGCTCTGAGCAATCCATCACGAGTCAGCATAATCGATTGAGTTGCTTTCCACATCAAGTCAATCTCCATCATTGGATGATCGAGTGCCAAGCCCAACCGACTCATCAAACCGAGAATACGATCGCGATCCACCGCAGAGATATAACCACGTTTTTCAGCAATAGTCGCCGAAAGCGCCATATCAATGTTCACGGCATGACCATGTAACAGTGGAACTTGTGGAGCTAATTCTAGCGTTGGACTCCAAGTGTGACCATAAGCAATCACGCGATCGAGCATCAATTCATGCAGATTCGGAGCCTCTAGCTCCAGCATTGTTTTGATTGACTCATAGTTCACGCGATGTCCGATTTGTTTGAGATCCGCAGCATCACCCACAAAACCGAAGTGGTTATACAGCAACTCTTCACCATATTGCTCTAACAACTCAAACACTTCAGCGTTAGAAACAACGGCAATTTTAACTAACTCTGCCATACCATTTCGGATCTGATCCACAGGCAAGGTCTTCAAGAACGAGAAATCAAGAATGACTTGCTTAGGCGGATGATAAGCACCGAGACGATTCTTTAACTTGCCATGATTCACAGCAACCTTAATCGCAACACCCGCATCAATCAACCCAATTAAAGTTGAAGGAACTCGGATATAGTTTGTGCTTCTGCGATAAGAAGAACAAGCAAACCCTGCAACATCTAAAACCAATCCGCCACCAATGACTAGAACTGGCTCTTTACGCTTGAGATTAAAATCGCAGAAAGCATCCGTGATTTTTAAGAAAGTGTCGATCGTTTTCTCTGGCTCAGTAATCTCGATCGCAAATACCGTTAAATCGATTTCGTAATACTCGAAATACGATCGCAACTGTTCGCCATAGAGACGATCGACATTGTGATCCACCACTGCTAGACAGCGTCCTAAAGTGCGGTAGTTATCTGCCAAAGCGGGATTTCCAACTTCAAACAAACCCTCGATGAGATCCAAATTAAACTCGATCTTCTCGTATCCTTCCAAATGAAATGACTGATCCGTTGCTTCAACTTTTGCGTGAACAGAACTCATAGCTTACTTCCGTGATTGTCTAAGTTGCCAACACAAACTTGCTCGAATTTCGAGCTAAAAACTGCAATTCAGAGGATGAAAAACTGTTTAAGTTTGCGTCAGGAATCGCAACCGACTGAATAAGATCAATCGAATCGATTTGGCGGACTCCCAAAACATGGAGTGCCTCATAATTTGAATCATGTATCAGTCGCACCGTAAACTATCAGTAGAGTAAATAATGTACTTTGCGCCTAACAGTGTCTAAAGGAGTAGAAAGGAGTACGTCTTGAAGACTAATTCTTGGGAGGGATTCTCTGCCAATCAGCAGATTGACCGCTATCCTTACGCAGCGAAGCGTCGGGCAATGCTGGGAAGTAGAGGAGCAGTGGCAACCAGTCAGCCTTTAGCAACGTTAGCTGGAATACAAATGCTACTCGCGGGCGGGAATGCTGCTGATGCTGCGATCGCAACTGCGATCGCGCTGACTGTGGTGGAACCGACTTCAAACGGGATTGGCTCTGATGCGTTCGCGCTAGTTTGGGATGGCAAGCTACATGGATTAAACGCATCAGGTAGAAGCCCGCAGAATTTACCTGTTCAAACCTTACTCGAAGCTCCGAAGATGCCGCAGTTAGGTTGGGCAACAGTCACAGTTCCAGGTGCTGTTTCGGCTTGGCGATCGCTCTCCCAACGTTGGGGAAAGCTTCCGTTTGAGCGATTGTTTGAACCTGCAATCCATTATGCAGAACAAGGATTTCCCGTCTCGTCGGAAGTTGCCCGCGCTTGGAAGCGAGCCGAACAAACCTTTCTACCGCTTACAGGTGCAGAATTCCAACCCTTTAAAGCTGTGTTTTTTCCTGGTGGTCGCGCTCCGCGTGTGGGCGAGATTTGGCGCAGTCCTGCTCATGCAAAAACCTTGCGATCGATTGCTAGCTCCCAAGGTGAAGCATTCTATCAAGGTGAACTTGCAGACGCGATCGCCCAGTTTGCAGAACAGACCGGAGGATTTCTCGATCGTCAGGATTTTGCAACCCATCAAGCGGATTGGGTTGATCCGATCTCAACTAACTATCGGGGTGTGACAGTCTGGGAAATTCCGCCTAACACTCACGGCATTGCAACATTGATTGCATTGAACATTCTAGAAGGCTTTGATTTATCGCAATATCCGCGGGATTCGGTCGAAAGCTTCCATTTGCAAATCGAAGCGATGAAATTAGCGTATGTTGAGGTCGATTGTCATGTCAGCGATCCCCAAACAATGCAAGTTGCTGTAGCCGACTTACTGGATAAAGCTTACGCATCTGAGCGACGACACTTGATTAGTCAAGCTGCATTAACATCAATTCACTCAGGATTTCCCAAAGGTGGAACGGTTTATCTAGCCGCAGCAGACGAGGACTTAATGGTGTCATTCATTCAGTCTAAC from Cyanobacteria bacterium FACHB-DQ100 carries:
- a CDS encoding ATP-grasp enzyme, whose translation is MLSSQSFQSKFKAALQNILTLTLLLIALPINLTIVLCAWIVGKFQQSSTPQSNSPKRILITGGKMTKALQLARSFHAAGHWVVLIETQKYWLTGHQFSNSVDRFYTVPAPKQDPEAFVQALLNIVQRENIDVVVPVTSPVESYYCSLAKPALSKHCEVLHFDVGITQLLDDKFELSQKARSLGLTAPKTYRITDSQQVLDFDFDSSQYILKSIAYDSVHRLDMTKYPLESKEAMAAHLATLPISEESPWILQEFITGQEYCTHSTVRDGEVRLHCCAKSSAFQVNYEQIDHPAIQAWVTTFVKALNLTGQISFDFIERSTGEVYAIECNPRTHSAITMFYNHPDVAKAYLGEPIAVEPIQPLPSSKPTYWTYHEVWRLITAGSWSRFQERLSVILNGKDALLQASDPIPFLMVHHWQIPLLLLNNLRKLKGWIRIDFNIGKLVEPGGD
- a CDS encoding class I SAM-dependent methyltransferase codes for the protein MTTATPTAARPVTPLGILTAHLQTALKQLQHAEDATESVQKALELAIGLEEYVNACTTPESKDLSAIARKTQGEPWDQRFSDGETVRHLEQEMLSGHVEGQFLKMLVHMAHARRILDIGMFTGYSALAMAEALPIDGVLVACEVDEYVASFAQELFDQSLHGAKIQIKLAPAIDTLKELVSQGEVFDFVFIDADKREYVQYFQLLLDSGLLAPNGFICVDNTLLQGQPYLTERSANGAAIAEFNQVVAEDARVEQVLVPLRDGVTLIRRV
- a CDS encoding sedoheptulose 7-phosphate cyclase, which produces MSSVHAKVEATDQSFHLEGYEKIEFNLDLIEGLFEVGNPALADNYRTLGRCLAVVDHNVDRLYGEQLRSYFEYYEIDLTVFAIEITEPEKTIDTFLKITDAFCDFNLKRKEPVLVIGGGLVLDVAGFACSSYRRSTNYIRVPSTLIGLIDAGVAIKVAVNHGKLKNRLGAYHPPKQVILDFSFLKTLPVDQIRNGMAELVKIAVVSNAEVFELLEQYGEELLYNHFGFVGDAADLKQIGHRVNYESIKTMLELEAPNLHELMLDRVIAYGHTWSPTLELAPQVPLLHGHAVNIDMALSATIAEKRGYISAVDRDRILGLMSRLGLALDHPMMEIDLMWKATQSIMLTRDGLLRAAMPRPIGTCYFVNDLTRDELESAIADHKRLCADYPRAGAGIDAYVANSELVGSAN
- a CDS encoding gamma-glutamyltransferase family protein encodes the protein MLGSRGAVATSQPLATLAGIQMLLAGGNAADAAIATAIALTVVEPTSNGIGSDAFALVWDGKLHGLNASGRSPQNLPVQTLLEAPKMPQLGWATVTVPGAVSAWRSLSQRWGKLPFERLFEPAIHYAEQGFPVSSEVARAWKRAEQTFLPLTGAEFQPFKAVFFPGGRAPRVGEIWRSPAHAKTLRSIASSQGEAFYQGELADAIAQFAEQTGGFLDRQDFATHQADWVDPISTNYRGVTVWEIPPNTHGIATLIALNILEGFDLSQYPRDSVESFHLQIEAMKLAYVEVDCHVSDPQTMQVAVADLLDKAYASERRHLISQAALTSIHSGFPKGGTVYLAAADEDLMVSFIQSNYEGLGSGILIPDTGIALHNRGNAFSTEAGHPNQVAPGKRPYHTIIPGFLSVGDQPLGAFGVMGGFMQPQGHLQMVVNLVDYGMNPQVALDAPRWRWIANNQVLLEQTVAPDVAIALSDRNHQIQLTAEPSAFGRGQMILKSNHVLIAGSESRADGCAIVL